The sequence below is a genomic window from Desulfomonile tiedjei.
GATTGCGCCGGTGGCTGCTGTTGCAGTCCGGATGTTGCCGATGGCATAGGTCGGTGTGTCTGCAAAAATAAATCCAGTGTGTTTTTTCTTACTGGAACGTCTGTTTTCAATCCCACTCTCTCGCGAATGCCTCTCCTGGCAACATCCACTGAACATATCTTTCGCCCATGGGCCGCTGACCGGCTCAAGGCGCCTTTTGCTGAATACCATGGCGGAGCCGGCGTTTTCTTGTACAACTGTTGCTTCCGATCCTGAACCCACCAGGGTGGGACACATTCTTTCACGACAATATGAGAGCGGCTTGCCGACTAGATTCACATTCCCAGGAATGGTTTCGGGTCGAAGCGGTGGAACCCTAGCGACGCAGCGGAAACCTTCGAAAAGGGAAAGACCATGAACTTGATTGACTGGGCCCATCAAAGGACTAAGGATCGAGGCAGATCCATACTTGTAATGGTGCTGGTAATAGTAGGATTTGTCCTGGGCTATTATTTGCTCGGTTCGCACGATACGAACCCCGCTTCTGTTGATTCCAAGGAAGCTGCGGCGGTAGACGGCCATGACCATTCAAAGGAACAGAGAGAAGCCAAGAGAGCTACATTGTGGACCTGTTCCATGCACCCTCAGATCAGGCTCCACCAGCCCGGAAAGTGCCCGATCTGTTTCATGGACCTGATCCCTCTCGAAGACGACAAGGCAGGCGCGGACATAACCCTGGCCCAATACTCCATGTCCGAAGGGGCTAAGAAGCTCGCTGAGGTGCAGACCGAGCGCGTCAAACGTGAGCGAGCCAAAGTCCAGGTAAGAATGGTGGGGATGGTAGCCGAGGACGAGACCAGGGTCGCGGCTTTGACTTCCCGCGTGGACGGCCGTCTTGACGAAATATATGTGAATTTCACGGGCGTGGCGGTCAACAAGGGGGACCCTATGGTCAAAATATGGAGCCCCACGCTCATCAAATCGCAGGTAGAGTTGTTTGAGACAATTCGGAGCAGAGAGGAAGACCCGGGGGTTCTGAAGGGCGCTGAGGAGAAACTTATACAATTGGGTGTCACTCAAGAGCAGATCGACCAGATCAAGGCGAGGAAAAAGCCTGACCTTTATGTAACGCTTCGAGCACCGATAAACGGTGTAGTCCTGAAAAAGATGGCAGTCTTGGGACAGTTCGTCAAGGAAGGCCAGGAAATGTACATGATCAATGACCTTTCCAATGTCTGGATCAAGCTGGATGCTTATGAGACCGATATGCCCTGGATCAGGTACGGCCAGGAAGTGAGGTTCACAACTCCGGCGGTGCCGGGGCGTACCTTTATAGGCAGGGTTCTGTTTATAGACCCTATGCTCACCACCATGACCAGATCGGTCAAAATCCGCGTCGAAGCGGAGAATCCTGAACTGCTCTTGAAGCCGGGCATGTTTGTGACAGGCGAACTCGAAGCCGAAGTGGATCAGTCGGGCCGTATCATAAAATCGGAATGGGCCGGGAAATATATTTGTCCGGTCCACCCTAAAGAGGAAGCTAGCAGCGAACCGGGCATCTGTCCTGAGAGCAAAATGCCGTTGCGGCCGGCTTCGTCGTTTGGTTACGCGGACGAAAAGAACCCTGTGTCTCCCTTAGTAATACCGGCCTCGGCGCCTCTAATAACGGGGAAAAGGGCCATTGTCTACGTCGAGGTTCCCGGTGCGGATCGTCCTACTTATGAAGGCCGGGAGGTTGTCCTCGGGCCCAAGGCCGGTGACAAATATGTTGTCTACCAGGGCCTCAAAGAAGACGAACGTGTGGTCACGAAGGGAAACTTCAAGATAGACAGCGCGATGCAGATCCTGGCCAAGTCGAGCATGATGAGCCCGGCTGAGCCAGCGAAGGCGAAGGCCCCTGAGTTGAAGCAGGAAGAAGAGGTGATCGAAAAGGTCAAGGCGCCCACTGTGTTCCTCAGAGGCCTGACACCCGTGATCGAGGAATATTTGAGCCTAAAGGACTCGCTGGTGGAAGGGATGACCGATGAAGCGGCCAGTCACGCGGAGAAGCTGGACGAATTAATGCAGGGGGTAAAAGTTACCATCCTCGGCGAAAAGGCCAAACAGGTCTGGACTGGCCTCGCAAAGACAATCGTCGGAGAACTCAAAAAGATAGCCGAAACCAAAGAACTGGAGTCGCAACGAAAGGCCTTCGATCCTCTGTCCGAAGCATTTGCCAAGGTTGTAATGGGCTTTCGTCATGTAATGAACGCGCCGCTCGTGGTCTTCCACTGCCCGATGGCCTTTAACCAGAAGGGAGCCTACTGGGTCGAAGGTAGCGAAGAGAGACGCAATCCCTATTTCGGCCGTGCGCCCTTCAAAGGCCAGGACATGCTGCAATGCTCCGAACTGGTTGAAAAGGTCCCGCCCGAAACCGCTTCGTCTGAAGGCAAGGCTCAAGCCGGGAGTTCATCCGACACCAAGACCGCCAAAGGTCAGGAAGGATCTGAATCGAAACCCGCAGGCGGTGATAAAGGTCCGCCCGAGCAAGCCCATGAGGGCCACGAACATGCTCCCGGCGACGGCAAAAAAGGAGACAAATGATGTCCGCTCAGAATCAGGACTCGCAAGTTCCGAGCAAACCGGCATCATTCTTCTCCAGAATGATGCGTTTCTGGATAGAACAGAAGTTGCTCGCTGCCGCGGTTCTGTTCGGTGTCATTATGTATGGGCTGATGGTGGCCCCATTTGACTGGGACATACCGTGGATCCCGCGCAACCCTGTCCCGGTTGACGCCATCCCTGATATCGGCGAGAACCAGCAGATAGTTTATACAATTTGGGAAGGACGCTCTCCCAAGGACATAGAAGACCAGATCACTTATCCCCTAACCGTCTCCCTATTGGGAATTCCCGGTGTCAAAACCATCCGAAGCAATTCTTTCTTCGGGTTTTCCACCATCTATATAATCTTCAAGGAAGATGTCGAGTTTTATTGGACGCGTTCCCGAATACTGGAAAAGCTCAACTCGCTCCCGGCAGGATTGTTGCCGGCCGGGGTGCAACCGACTCTAGGGCCTGATGCCACGGCCCTGGGGCAGGTCTTCTGGTACACTCTTCAAGGGGAGGGATTCGGCCTCGATGAACTGAGGACTCTTCAGGATTACTACGTCCGCTATTATTTGCAGGCTTCGGGAGGCGTCAGTGAAGTAGCCTCAGTGGGCGGATTCGTCAAGGAGTACCAGATAGACATCAATCCTGACGCCATGCGGGCTCATAACATAACCCTGCCGGATGTCTTCTCCGCGGTGCGAATGTCCAACCTGGACGTCGGTGCGGCAACCATAGAGGTGAATCGCGCTGAATACACCATTCGCGGGCTTGGGTTCGTACGTTCGGTCAAGGATCTGGAGGATAGTGTAGTTAAGGTCAACGAAAATGTGCCCCTTTTCGTCAAAGACGTGGCTACCGTGTCTCTGGGGCCTGAAATGAGGAGAGGCGCGTTGGACAAAGAAGGCGCCGAAGTGGTCGGCGGCGTTGTGGTGGTCCGCTTCGGAGAGAACCCCCTTCAGGTAATTAAGAACGTCAAAAAAAAGATCGAGGAGATCTCTCCCGGCCTTCCTACCAAGACGCTTCCGGATGGCCGGGTTTCTCAGGTAAAGGTAGTCCCGTTTTACGACCGGACCGAATTGATACATCAGACCCTGGACACCCTGAAAAAGGCCCTGTGGGAAGAAATACTGGTGACGGCCATTGTCGTCATCGTCATGGTTAACCACATAGTAAGCTCCGCGCTCATTTCCGCCATCCTGCCGCTCGCGGTGCTCCTCACCTTCATCGTGATGAAGTTCGCTCATGTAGACGCCAATATCATGTCTCTTGCGGGAATCGCCATTGCCATCGGCGTCATGGTGGACATGGGCATTATTCTCTGTGAGAACATCCTTCGCCATATAGAGGAAGACCCTGATAGAAAACGAGGCATCTTTGAACTAGTACACGAATCCGCCTCGGAGGTGGGCGGCGCGGTGATGACCTCGTCGCTGACTACTATCATTTCCTTTCTGCCGGTATTCAGTCTGACGGGTCCTGAAGGGAAATTGTTCGGGCCGGTGGCGTTCACCAAGACCTTTGCCGTGGGTGCGGCACTGGTGCTCGCCTTGACGCTGATCCCACCGATGGCTCACATCGTATTCACAAGAAGGAACCTTAAGACCAAGACGCTTCTGGTCACAAACGGCATTGTTGCTGCGGCTGGCCTATGGCTGGCAATTACGTTCTCATGGTGGGTAGGACTGCCGTTGATATTCGTGGCCGCGGTAAAAGCCGCATCCCTGTTCGTGTCGCCCGAGTTGCGGGACGGCATTCCCAGATTTCTCAACCTGGCAGGGTTGGCCTTCGTCGTGGTGTTGCTCACGGAACACTGGTTGCCGCTGGGGCCCGAGAAGGGTTTCGTGCGCAACCTGATCTTTGCCTGTGGAATTATCTTCGGGCTCCTCGGTGTGAGGAAGATCTTCACATCGTTCTACAGGCCCTTTCTGAAGTGGTGCCTCTATCACAAGGCCCAGTTCCTGGTCCTTCCTATTTCACTGGTGATCTTCGGGGCAGTGATCTGGCTTGGATTTGACAAGGTCTTCGGGTTTATCCCCTGGACTGTGGACAAGATCGTTGGGGGACCGACAGGACCGGTCGTAACAGCGCAACATGTTCACCCGCCCGAGACAAAGAGCGACGCGGCTCCTTCAAGCCAACCGCAAGGGGGATACGTTAGAAGGACCTGGCTGTGGTCGAAATTGAATCACGCGTTTCCGGGCTTAGGGAAGGAGTTCATGCCGGACCTGGACGAGGGCTCTTTTCTCTACATGCCTACCACCATGCCCCACGCGGCAATTGGAGAAGCCCTGGACGTTATCTCCAAACAGGACGCTGCGATCAGGTCCATCCCCGAAGTGGAATCCGTGGTCGGAAAAATAGGCCGGGTCGAGAGTGCTCTGGACCCCGCGCCCATTTCCATGGTGGAAACTGTCATCAACTATGTCCCCGAGTTCAAGGTGGACCCTCTGACGGGACGACACGTCACCGATCCGAACACGGGAAAACCAGTCAGGAATTGGAGACCGCATATCAAGTCCTCCACCGACATTTGGAAAGAAATCGTCAAAGCTGCTCAACTGCCTGGCAGCACCTCCGCTCCCAAGCTGCAGCCGATTGCAGCTCGAATAGTCATGCTCCAAAGTGGAATGCGCGCGGCGATGGGGGTCAAGATCCGCGGAAAAAGCCTCGAGGAGGTTGAAAAGGTCGGCCTGGATGTAGAGCGCTTTTTGAAAGAAGTCCCATCGGTCGAGCCTTCGTCAGTGATTGCGGACCGAGTGGTTGGCAATCCCTACTTGGAAATAGACATTGACCGTAAGGCCATAGCGCGGTACGGCCTCAGAATTCAGGATGTTCAGGACGTAATAGAAATAGCCATTGGGGGAAAGCGCATCACCACTACTGTGGAGGGCCGAGAGCGCTATCCGGTGAGAATACGTTATCAAAGGGAGCTGCGAGACTCGCTCGAAGCGTTGGATAAAATACTGGTTCCAGGCGCGGATGGAGCCCAGATCCCACTCAATCTTATCTCGACCATAAAATATACTCGTGGTCCGATGACGGTCAAAAGCGAGGACACGTTTCTGGTCAGCTACGTGCTTTTCGACAAGAAGCCAGGGACTGCTGAAGTGGATGTTGTCAATGGAGCCAACAACTACCTGAAGCACAAGATGGAGACCGGGGAGCTGAAGTTAGGGCCGGGAATGTCGTTCGCGTTTGCGGGCTCTTATGAGAATCAGGTTCGGTCGGAGCAAACTCTCCGGATCGTCATCCCGCTCGCATTGATGCTCATATTTATTGTGCTCTACTTTCAGTTTCATTCCGTTCCGACTTCGCTGAACGTCTTTTCCGGGATCTTCGTGGCCTGGTCGGGCGGTTTCATGATGCTGTGGCTGTATTCACAGCCGTGGTTCCTGGATTTCAGTGTTTTCGGGGTCAATATGAGGGACTTGTTCCAGGTCAGGCCTTACAACCTCAGTGTGGCGGTATGGGTCGGGTTCCTGGCCCTGTTCGGGATCGCCACCAATGATGGGGTTATTTACTCCACCTACCTCGATCAGGTATTCGAAAAGCACCAATTCAAATCCATTGACGAAATCAGGGAGGCAACGCTTGAGGCGGGGATAAAGAGGGTCCGGCCGGCTTTGATGACCACGGCCTGCACCATTATTGCCCTTATTCCGGTACTTACTTCTCAGGGCAAGGGCGCGGACGTCATGGTCCCGATGGCCTTGCCGAGTTTTGGCGGAATGTGTATTGACATCATAACCATCTTCGTGGTCCCTACGATTTACTGTTTGATGAAAGAGATCCAGTTCAAAAGGAAATTAAGGCCCACTGGATAGGGACTCACAAGAAAAGAGAGGAGATTTGCCATGTCTGCCAGGATGAAAAATGCGCTGCCCGTCGTGCTTGTCCTATTGATAGCTGCCTTTGTGCCCGCTTACTCATCCGCGGCTACGGTGGATTTGCCCGATGGATCGAAACTTGACCTCTCGATCCCTTGTCCGATATGCAATATGAAACCGGAAGAAAGCAAGCTTGGACCCGCGGCAGCGGTCTTCAAGGAAGGCAAAGTAGTGGGATTCGACGCTCCCGGCGACATGTTCCGCTATGTTCTCGACCCAAAGAAATACGGTTTTAACGCAGGCGATATCAAGGAAGTCTTCGTTACGGAGCATGGCGGCAAGAATTTCATCGACGCAAAAAAGGCCTTTTACGTTGTCGGTAGCGACGTAACCGGGGACATGGGGCCGGAGGTCGTGCCATTTTCCAAAAAAGAGGATGCGGAGAAGTTTCAATCCGAGCATCACGGAAAAAATGTCGCGTCCTACGTCCAAATAACCCTGGACGATGTCACATCCAAGAAGAAGATGCTCAAGATGAAGCATGACGACGCCGGCGGCGGAATGAAGCATTGAGCATCCATGCCGGGCTCGGGAATTCTGATGTCGGTGGGCGCATGGTGGGTGTCCGGCCGGTGATAGGTCTCTGATCGCTTTGCAGACTGTTCGCCCCGGGAGTGATACCAATGCGCTGTCATACAATGAACAATCGGCTGAATCAGACACGGGCCTGCTAAAGCTCAGGTCTGTGGCACTCCTGGGCCGATATTGATTGGCTGTTGGGTGCCCTGACCTGGGCACCAGGTCAGTGCTGTTTTCGATCCGAAGTCATCTTCACCCTTTGAAAGCGAACTGGTAGGACATGAAGCCGTATGCATTGGAGGAGGCCCGCAATGAAAGAAGTGAGAAAAACCTCATCATTGGGTTTGATTACATTGGCCGTCTCTCTGATCGCCTTCGCTGCTCCTTTGCACTCTTCGGCGGAGGACCTTGCGCCGCTCCCTGACGGCTCCAAGGTGGATCTTTCGGCACACTGTCCCGTATGCGGCATGACTGTTGGCGGGGACCTCGGTGCCACCACCACGTATTCCTATCGAGACGGCAAGCCTATCGGTTTTGCAGGGGTAGCTGCGGCTGTCTTCAAAGATGGGCATGTCGTGGGGTTCGAGGGCGCGCGGTGCTTGTTCATTTACAGCGCCGTGCCCAAAAGATTCAACATCGAAGTCGAGAATATCGCCCGGAGGTTTGTCACCGACTTTCCATCAGGCAAGATGGTGGACGTTGCCAATACCTTTCTGGTGCTTGGCAGCTCGGTGAAGGGTCCCATGGGTTACGAGGTTATATCGTTCCCAACAGTGGAAGAGGCGGAAAAATTTAAGTCGGAATTCGGCGCCAAACGCGTGGTTCAAATGGGAACGGTAGAATTCAAAGATGTGGAGAGAAAGGGGCCTTCCCTGAAAAAACCATCGGTCCAGGAAACTCCCAAGTGATCCTTGGTGCGGTATGGTATACGACGAGTCGGAAATAGAGAAATAACAAGCATGATTTTTTCTTTGGAAAAACGTTTCTTTTTGCTGCTCCTTCTGCCCGTGGCCCTGATTCTTATCGCCGTGGGTGTTGGGGGCTTCATGTACGCGAGAGCGTACCTTCTCGATCAATGGGCCGAATCGACTCGCCTGAGGCTGGAGAAAGCAGCCCATGAGATAAAAATGAAGCTGGATGAGAAACTGGAACTGATCCAGCTTATAGCCAAAACCAATGACACGCCAAAGGCCGACGTCACCCGCGCTTACCTTGTACAGCAGTTGCTCCACAAGGAGGGGGTCCGCTTCGTGAACATCGATTTTCCCGAACCCGACGGAACTTCATCCAAAGTAAAGAGCCCGCGCGATTACCTTCAAGGGGTCGCGGAAGGTCTGTACACAATGGAGCTTTGCGATGACGTGGGTTTCTGTGCCCCGATCATGGATCCCAATACGCTGGATCGTACTCTCAAGATTGTGAAAGTTTTCGGCGGCGGAGACGAGGGTCCTGTCACGAGAGTCACGGTAACAGTCAGCTTCGATTCCTTCTTACAGCCTATCAAGCAAATGGGGCTCTGGCCCGGTAGCAGCGGTTGCCTGGTCACCAGCACAGGCCAATTGCTCGCGCATACCGACAAGTCCATGGCTGACAGAAAACGGCTGGGTGAAACCGGCGACGAACTTGAAATGAGAGTGCTCAGTCAAATCCGTCAAAAGCCTTTCGGCACTGTTTCTTCCGGCGGACACCCTCCGGATGTGGTCGTCGGGTTTTATAAAATTCCGTTCCTGAATTGGTACATCATGCTGTTGTCAGAGGGCTCCGTGATCATGGAACCTATGATAAGTTTTCGGTTCTATTATGCTCTTACCGGCATCGTTTCGTTGATTGTGATCCTTCTGTTGATTCGTGTGACCACACGGTCCGTGGGCAAGTCAATTGGCGAGATTTCGGCCGCGGCCGCGAGGGTCCATGATGGAGATTACTCGGCCCAGCTTCCTGAAGAACGGTCTGACGAAATAGGCCAGCTCAACCGCAGCTTTAACAGGATGACCGAAGGGCTTAAGCAGCGCGACTTGATAGAGCAGACATTCGGCCGATACGTGGACAAAAGCGTGGCTGAGGAATTGATGCGTACGCCCGAGGCTTTACGGCTTGGAGGTGAAAAACAGACTGTCACGATCATGATGTCCGACATCAGGAACTTCACGGGAATGTCCGAAAAGCTCCAACCGGAAGAAGTCATCAAGGTGATGAACAAATATTTTGCCAAAATGGTGGCCGTGATTGAACGCTACAAGGGCATCATCGTGGACTTTTACGGCGACTCGATTCTGGTCTTCTTCAACGGCGTCGAGAGCGACATCCCCGGCAGGGCATTTGACGCGGTGCACTGTGCGCTGGAAATGCAGCGAGAGCTGGAGGCTTTGTTGAGAGATAATGCCGGAAAGGGATTTCCTGCGCTCGGCATGGGCATCGGCATTCATACGGGAGAGGTAATTGTCGGTAATATAGGGACCGAAACCAGGGCCAAGTACGGGATCGTAGGGTCCAACGTGAACTTGACCGATCGCATTCAGTCTACAGCCGGCCCCGGCAAGGTCGTTGTTTCCGAGAAAACGCACGAAATCATTTGCGGTACCCTGAAGGTGGCTCTGGAGTTCAAAGCGTGCCTCAAAGGCGTCGAAGAGGACCAAATACTGTACGAGGTCGAAGCCATCGACCCCGAATGCGAGCTTCGGACAGCTCAGTAGAGTATGGCGTGATACCAATTCTCTTTGATGCAAATAAGCATGGCGGGCGGCCCGTGGGACCACCCCCATAGTGTGGCAGGGGCCGGCGTCCCGAGACTTTCTCAAAACCCTTAAGTGCAGGGGGCCCGGGTAGGGGCGCTTCGAGAAGCGCCCTGATTTCGGGCGGTTCACGAACCGCGCTGTGCCGAAGATCAGGTGAAATCGTCAGTTTTGAGACAGCCTCTCCCTGCCGGACCGCGTTAATTTTGCCTGTTTGCTCGTGCATTGGTATGAATTAATAGAGTATGGCCGCATAGCCCACGAAGCTGGCATCGGGCGAGATGTCGTAGCTTGTGTAATATTCCAGCAGGCTGCCTGATTTCACCCCGCGACGAGAAACGGAAGCTATTACCGAGGCGATGGGCCCTGCCGAACAAGTGTTGTGCAACTCCCAGGCTTCCTGGAGCAGGCCGTGAGCGTCCATGGCCAAGGCTTTATCTATAAGGGCCCGATCGTTTTCTTCCTTCACCCACTTGACTGCACCGGCCCCGGTTCCACGAGGCGTGAATCCATAGTTGGGACCGTAATGGGTAAGGTCCGCGGAACCTAGAAAGGCTGCGGTCAGGCCCTTCTCCGAAAGCAGGCGCTGTACGGCCTCGCCCAGTTTTATTGCCGTATCCGAAGCCGGGGCATGAACTGCTATAACCGGTATGTCGGGGAAAAAACGCCGTACTAAGGGTATCTGTACTTCGACGGTGTTGTCTGAAAATCCGCGGGAGGCCTCAACAGCCTCACCCGAGGAAACCAACTCCCCGCAGAATGCAGGGTCCATTGGCTGGGCTCCCAGCGGAGTTTCCCAGGCTTCATCCGTATATGCTATGGGGTCTCGGCCTGCCGGGAGGTGTCCGCCGTAGATCACCACGCGATCAGGCCGTCCGGAACCGGCGAGCGTACTGATTGTACGGGCCGCTGCTCTGCCCGAATAATACCATCCCGCGTGCGGAACCACTCCCCCGATCCAGGTGCCTGCCGGCGCGGTATAACCAACCAGGAAACCATCAATCTCGCGATTACAAGCATCCGCGGAACCGGGGTACCAACCTGTAGGCAAGCTTCTGGTTCGTCTGCTCATGGCCCAACCTCCCCTAATTATAGACTCTCGGGCGTGTCGAAAAATTCTAGCGGCTAATCAGTTGAAAATCAAACAGTGGCTTTTGGCGGGAACCGGGGAGCCTTTGGTATAGAAAGGCTCCCCGGAGAAAGTTAATGGCTTTCGATCCGGATCAGTCTATCGCGAGCGTGATCCCGCGGTTTGCAGATCGCTGCATATACCAGTCCACGATATTTTTCGGGGGGACTTCTTCCTGTGATTCAGGTTTGCGAATCAAGCTGATGGACTCGGTGGGGCAGGTGGTAGCGCATACTCCGCACCCTATGCAGCGTTCCGCTTGGACCTTGTACGCTCCGGCGTCTTCTACTATTGCTTCCATAGGGCATCGCTCGTCCGCGCAGACGCCGCAAGCCGCACAGGTGTCCGCATCTATGGATGCTGTATAGTTGCTCTTGGCCATAAGGTGAGGCGCATTGAACTCCTTCATCCCTCGCATTATTCCGCAGCAGCAAGGGCAGCAATTGCACATGAACATCTGGCCGGATTGGACATTGTAAGTCGCGTGCACGAGTCCTGCTTCTTCGGCCTTGGCTACAACGTCAAGGGCTTCCTGTTTGGAAATCACCCTGCCCCTGGGAGAGTTGTCGAAGGCCCCTTCGCTATTGGCAAAGGCCAGACACACTTCAGAAGGATACGAGCACGTTTGGCCCTGAATTGCATGTTCTTTCCGGCAGATACATTCGGTGACCTGAAAGGATTTGGCCTTGTCCAAAATCTGTCGCACATCTTCGTACACGTGGACCTGGTGCTGGCCGTCGATCTGGACATTCACCGGTACCACCACTCGCATCAGTGAGGGCGCGACCTGGCCGAGGATCGGCATCAGGCTGGACGCGTATTCCTCCATGAGATCCGCAAGCTCTTTGTCCAGTCTGTCCAACTGAAACTCGAAAATGCCTACGACAAAAGGAGCAAACATGTAGACTTGCTTCCCCTTGATTCTCGCAGAGCCTATCTGGCCCTTTGTCGCCATGTCATCCAGAATGGCTTCCATCTCGGCACCAGGCTTGCCGAGCCGTTCCGCAATGGCCACAGCGGTTTCCGGCATAGGCCGAATGTTCAGAGCCATGGCCGCGTCTTCAGGGGAGAATATTTTTTGAAGAATCTTAATTTCCACGCCGCTTTCCGTAGCGGGGAAGCCGTGGGGCAATCCGTCCAGTTTCTTTGCCAGGTCCTTGTAAACGTCGTTCATAAGGGGACTCCCGGATAAAAGAACTTGAAACAGGCTGCTAGTACCGCAGCCCGGGCAAGGCTCGTCCATCGCGCTCAAAGGCCGAAACAGTCCTTGAGGGGGTAAGCCTCACTTCATCAGTTTAGCACGTACGGGATACAAAAGCTCCATTTTGAGCTTAACGGGAGCAATCGTTCAGTCACGCGGACAAAAGAAGGGCCTCGTCGACAATCATCCTTCATCTGTTTTCTGAAAATCCCCCCTAACCCCCCTTTACAAAGGGGGGCGAGGGGGGATTTTTTCCTCGGAAGCTGAATAGTTTCGCGCGAGACGACTTGACTGCATCACACTCATGGGCTTGCCCATGCGTACAGCCCTTTCAAAAGAAATGTCCTAAAACAAGTCGAAACGAGGTTGCCGGCAACCACCCTCCGGGCGGACGTTCCTTTCCGTGCGTGAAGCAAATGGGGCGATCTTTAGTGCAGGGTTCTCTTGGCTCTGTCTGTTGGTTCGGTCTCCCATTCAGGACCGTGGGGCCCGATGGCCAGTTCGGCCCGAGCGTCCGCGATTACCCGTTCGGTTTCCAGCATGAGCCTCCGAATCTCCGCGTCGGCTCGCGGCTCTTTCCCCTCTTCCTTACGAATCCTCTCGAGCAGTTCGGAAATGTCCTCCAGTCTCTTCGAAAAGACCTCCATGCCCTCGGGCATTGCGTTCCCCAAAGGAGACTCCTGTCTTTTGCGCACTTTGCTGAATAGGACTCCGGACAGCGGGATACTGATCGCTATTAGGCCCAAAGCGGCCAGCAGCAAGTACGGATTGAGGGAATGCCCCCAGATTAAGACGGTCCTGTCCTGAACAAATCCGGTCAAAGAGTTGTTTATGTTTCCGACCACCTGTCCTACCGCGCCGATTCCTCGGTCGAGGCTGCCCATGCGTTCCTCGACGCGACCCACAGCCGTACCCACGCCTGCTAGTTCTCCCTTTATCTCCGCCGCCTTCTGAGACACTTCAGCGAGGTCTTGGCGGATGCCTGGAAACATCTCCTCGGTCATGAGGCCGGTTCGTTCCAACAAAACCTTGTCCGTCGCGCTGCTCCGGGAACCGTAGTATAGGGCTAGGCCGATAGCCCCGGCCTGCAATGCCACGAGTAAAATCAATATCCCGAACAGGCTCCTCGTGCCTGTTCCCTGGTCTTTTTCCATAACGAACCCCTAAAAAACCGCGTAAAGGCTTTTGGAAGCCTATGCAGAGATTATTACCAGATTAGGCGGGAGTCATGAAAGGAATTTATGATTCAGGACGGGGCGCTGACTTGAATTTTGCCGGCATCAACACCCTTTCCCGCTGAAGGTAATAGCGGGGGAGGAACCTTGTGCGTGGTTCCTCCCGCTTCGCTTAATTGATGAGTCGGTAGGGGTAGGCTCGATGGGTCCATTCGCTGGACGGGTACTCCGCTGCGAGTTTGTCGTACGCTTCTCTGAGCGGCTTTCCTTCGTGGGTGCTTT
It includes:
- a CDS encoding efflux RND transporter periplasmic adaptor subunit codes for the protein MNLIDWAHQRTKDRGRSILVMVLVIVGFVLGYYLLGSHDTNPASVDSKEAAAVDGHDHSKEQREAKRATLWTCSMHPQIRLHQPGKCPICFMDLIPLEDDKAGADITLAQYSMSEGAKKLAEVQTERVKRERAKVQVRMVGMVAEDETRVAALTSRVDGRLDEIYVNFTGVAVNKGDPMVKIWSPTLIKSQVELFETIRSREEDPGVLKGAEEKLIQLGVTQEQIDQIKARKKPDLYVTLRAPINGVVLKKMAVLGQFVKEGQEMYMINDLSNVWIKLDAYETDMPWIRYGQEVRFTTPAVPGRTFIGRVLFIDPMLTTMTRSVKIRVEAENPELLLKPGMFVTGELEAEVDQSGRIIKSEWAGKYICPVHPKEEASSEPGICPESKMPLRPASSFGYADEKNPVSPLVIPASAPLITGKRAIVYVEVPGADRPTYEGREVVLGPKAGDKYVVYQGLKEDERVVTKGNFKIDSAMQILAKSSMMSPAEPAKAKAPELKQEEEVIEKVKAPTVFLRGLTPVIEEYLSLKDSLVEGMTDEAASHAEKLDELMQGVKVTILGEKAKQVWTGLAKTIVGELKKIAETKELESQRKAFDPLSEAFAKVVMGFRHVMNAPLVVFHCPMAFNQKGAYWVEGSEERRNPYFGRAPFKGQDMLQCSELVEKVPPETASSEGKAQAGSSSDTKTAKGQEGSESKPAGGDKGPPEQAHEGHEHAPGDGKKGDK
- a CDS encoding efflux RND transporter permease subunit, yielding MSAQNQDSQVPSKPASFFSRMMRFWIEQKLLAAAVLFGVIMYGLMVAPFDWDIPWIPRNPVPVDAIPDIGENQQIVYTIWEGRSPKDIEDQITYPLTVSLLGIPGVKTIRSNSFFGFSTIYIIFKEDVEFYWTRSRILEKLNSLPAGLLPAGVQPTLGPDATALGQVFWYTLQGEGFGLDELRTLQDYYVRYYLQASGGVSEVASVGGFVKEYQIDINPDAMRAHNITLPDVFSAVRMSNLDVGAATIEVNRAEYTIRGLGFVRSVKDLEDSVVKVNENVPLFVKDVATVSLGPEMRRGALDKEGAEVVGGVVVVRFGENPLQVIKNVKKKIEEISPGLPTKTLPDGRVSQVKVVPFYDRTELIHQTLDTLKKALWEEILVTAIVVIVMVNHIVSSALISAILPLAVLLTFIVMKFAHVDANIMSLAGIAIAIGVMVDMGIILCENILRHIEEDPDRKRGIFELVHESASEVGGAVMTSSLTTIISFLPVFSLTGPEGKLFGPVAFTKTFAVGAALVLALTLIPPMAHIVFTRRNLKTKTLLVTNGIVAAAGLWLAITFSWWVGLPLIFVAAVKAASLFVSPELRDGIPRFLNLAGLAFVVVLLTEHWLPLGPEKGFVRNLIFACGIIFGLLGVRKIFTSFYRPFLKWCLYHKAQFLVLPISLVIFGAVIWLGFDKVFGFIPWTVDKIVGGPTGPVVTAQHVHPPETKSDAAPSSQPQGGYVRRTWLWSKLNHAFPGLGKEFMPDLDEGSFLYMPTTMPHAAIGEALDVISKQDAAIRSIPEVESVVGKIGRVESALDPAPISMVETVINYVPEFKVDPLTGRHVTDPNTGKPVRNWRPHIKSSTDIWKEIVKAAQLPGSTSAPKLQPIAARIVMLQSGMRAAMGVKIRGKSLEEVEKVGLDVERFLKEVPSVEPSSVIADRVVGNPYLEIDIDRKAIARYGLRIQDVQDVIEIAIGGKRITTTVEGRERYPVRIRYQRELRDSLEALDKILVPGADGAQIPLNLISTIKYTRGPMTVKSEDTFLVSYVLFDKKPGTAEVDVVNGANNYLKHKMETGELKLGPGMSFAFAGSYENQVRSEQTLRIVIPLALMLIFIVLYFQFHSVPTSLNVFSGIFVAWSGGFMMLWLYSQPWFLDFSVFGVNMRDLFQVRPYNLSVAVWVGFLALFGIATNDGVIYSTYLDQVFEKHQFKSIDEIREATLEAGIKRVRPALMTTACTIIALIPVLTSQGKGADVMVPMALPSFGGMCIDIITIFVVPTIYCLMKEIQFKRKLRPTG
- a CDS encoding nitrous oxide reductase accessory protein NosL, producing MSARMKNALPVVLVLLIAAFVPAYSSAATVDLPDGSKLDLSIPCPICNMKPEESKLGPAAAVFKEGKVVGFDAPGDMFRYVLDPKKYGFNAGDIKEVFVTEHGGKNFIDAKKAFYVVGSDVTGDMGPEVVPFSKKEDAEKFQSEHHGKNVASYVQITLDDVTSKKKMLKMKHDDAGGGMKH
- a CDS encoding nitrous oxide reductase accessory protein NosL; its protein translation is MKEVRKTSSLGLITLAVSLIAFAAPLHSSAEDLAPLPDGSKVDLSAHCPVCGMTVGGDLGATTTYSYRDGKPIGFAGVAAAVFKDGHVVGFEGARCLFIYSAVPKRFNIEVENIARRFVTDFPSGKMVDVANTFLVLGSSVKGPMGYEVISFPTVEEAEKFKSEFGAKRVVQMGTVEFKDVERKGPSLKKPSVQETPK